One window of Trifolium pratense cultivar HEN17-A07 linkage group LG5, ARS_RC_1.1, whole genome shotgun sequence genomic DNA carries:
- the LOC123882918 gene encoding uncharacterized protein LOC123882918: protein MELKQGNMSVAEYSVKFEELCAFNPHYNTVEAENDKCVKFESGLRPDIKHLIGFSQIRDFATLVDKCRICDDDGKAKTNYYKAMSDKRGKGQDRGKPYGDKGKKVVETSGGKKRGGGQCYKCGELGHKSYECPKKVDKCVNCGRLGHKSDVCQVKVTCFNCGEEGHKSPMCKKPKKTMGKVFALSGDDADQGDNLIRGTCFIYNTPLIAIIDTGATHSFISVDCMKRLSIPVSEMSGRMEIETPANGSVTTRLVCRDCPVTVFDRHFGMDLVCIQLSGIDVIFGMNWLIFNRVHINCCEKTVVFPKPEESLHLMSKKEVVESLKEPVEVYALFASLKMEGEVKVEELPVVCEFPDVFPEDVSDVPPKREVEFTIDLVPGTSPISMAPYRMSASELNELKKQLEELLEKKFIRPSVS, encoded by the coding sequence atggagctcaagcaagggaacatgtctgtggcggagtattccgtgaagtttgaGGAGCTATGTGCGTTTAatccacactacaacaccgtggaagctgagaatgacaagtgtgtcaagtttgaaagtgggttgcgcccggacatcaagcatcttatcggattttctcaaatccgagactttgcaactttggtggataagtgccgtatttgtgatgatgatggaaaggccaagactaactactacaaggccatgagtgacaaaagaggaaaaggtcaagaccgtgggaagccttatggtgacaaggggaagaaggttgttgagactagtggtggaaagaagagaGGTGGTGGACAATGCTACAAGTGTGGTGAGTTGGGTCATAAGTCTTATGAGTGCCCAAAGAAGGTGGACAAGTGTGTCAATTGTGGGAGGCTAGGACACAAGTCGGATGTTTGTCAAGTGAAGGTGACTTGTTTTAATTGTGGTGAagagggtcacaagagtcctatgtgcaagaagccgaagaagactatgggaaaggtgtttgctttgagtggagatgatgcggatcagggggataatctcattagaggtacgtgtttcatctataacactcctttaattgcgattattgatacgggagcaacacattcttttatatccgttgattgcatgaagcgtcttagtatacctgtgtctgaaatgtctggtcgtatggaaatagaaactcctgctaatggttctgtaactacccgtctcgtatgtcgtgactgtcccgtaaccgtgtttgatagacactttggaatggacctagtgtgtatccaacttagtggTATAGATGTTATCTTTGGTATGAACTGGTTAATATTTAATCGAGTCCATATCAACTGTTGTGAGAAGACTGTTGTGTTTCCTAAACCGGAGGagagtttgcatttgatgagtaagaaggaagtagtagaatcgttgaaggaacctgtagaagtgtatgcgttgtttgcatccttgaagatggaaggtgaagttaaggtggaagagttaccggttgtttgtgaatttcccgatgtatttccggaagacgtgtcagatgtaccgccgaaaagagaagtagagtttacgatcgatttggtacctggtactagtccgatatctatggcgccgtatcgaatgtcagcgtcagagttgaatgagttgaagaaacaactagaggaactacttgagaagaagtttattcgacctagtgtatcg